A single Drechmeria coniospora strain ARSEF 6962 chromosome 03, whole genome shotgun sequence DNA region contains:
- a CDS encoding short-chain dehydrogenase, producing the protein MSDATSTTVPAAGDLAAKYASGIRGKTVLTTGASPASIGGFFLQAIAAHEPALLILAGRSDEKLAATAAAIAATHPTVQTRRLKIDLSSLKDVRRAAAELLSWDDVPVVDVLVNNAGIMATPYARSEEGVESQMATNHLSHFLFANLIMSKLLKSASPRVVSVTSTGHRMGPIRWDDLNFDNGETYNKWYAYGQSKTANMLFAISLAEKLGRRGLQAYSVHPGVILGTGLGVHLDLSDDGDLPQLNKLDRMLGNAEGWQSLNLITQEQGAATHVFAAFDNDLKEYNGAYLLECRRADPFIDTVKVWATSSSEAERLWKLSEKLVGQEFAY; encoded by the exons ATGTCCGACGCAACCAGCACAACTgtccccgccgccggcgacctcgCGGCCAAATACGCGTCCGGCATCCGCGGCAAGACGGTCCTCACGACGGGCGCGTCGCCCGCCAGCATCGGTGGCTTCTTCTTGCAGGCCATTGCCGCCCACGAGCCGGCGCTCCTCATTCTCGCAGGGCGGAGTGACGAAAAGCTCgctgccacggcggccgccatcgccgcgaCGCACCCGACGGTCCAGACGCGAAGGCTCAAGATCGACCTCTCCTCGCTCAAGGATGTGCGTcgcgccgcggccgagctgctcaGCTGGGACGACGTgccggtcgtcgacgtgctcgtGAATAACGCCGGCATCATGGCCACGCCGTACGCGCGCTCCGAAGAGGGCGTCGAGAGCCAGATGGCGACGAACCATCTCTCGCACTTTCTCTTTGCCAACCTCATCATGTCCAAGCTGCTCAAgtccgcctcgcctcgggTGGTCAGCGTGACGAGCACCGGCCATCGCATGGGCCCCATCCGGTGGGACGATCTGAACTTTGAT AATGGCGAAACGTACAACAAGTGGTACGCCTACGGCCAGTCCAAGACGGCCAATATGCTCTTTGCCatctccctcgccgagaagctcggccgccgtggtcTGCAGGCGTATAGCGTCCACCCGGGTgtcatcctcggcaccggcctgGGCGTGCATCTCGAcctctccgacgacggcgacctccCCCAGCTGA ACAAGCTCGATCGCATGCTCGGCAACGCAGAGGGCTGGCAGTCGCTGAACTTGATCACCCAGGAGCAGGGGGCCGCGACTCACGTCTTTGCCGCCTTTGACAATGATCTAAAGG AGTACAATGGCGCCTATCTCCTTGAATGCCGACGCGCCGACCCATTTATCGATACCGTCAAGGTCTGGGCAACCAGCTCGTCCGAGGCGGAGAGGCTGTGGAAACTGAGCGAGAAGCTTGTCGGACAGGAGTTTGCGTACTAA